A stretch of Pseudoprevotella muciniphila DNA encodes these proteins:
- a CDS encoding antirestriction protein ArdA — MKRKYSEEERQEQMMLHKHFSRTGNPALYVGTYAKYNSGSLYGMWVDLATFSNYQEFIEFCRLLHWDERDPELMYQDFEGFPEEWYSECGIGEETFDLIVEYASLSDEDKEMVDAYATCTGEHDIDAARDNHCGQWDSEEDFAWHIFDEFHASLIPVSMHQYFNIERFASDLFDFDYYFENGHVFFR; from the coding sequence ATGAAACGCAAGTATTCAGAAGAAGAAAGACAGGAGCAGATGATGCTTCACAAACATTTCTCACGCACGGGCAATCCAGCCCTTTACGTCGGTACCTACGCCAAGTACAACAGCGGCTCGCTGTATGGCATGTGGGTTGACCTCGCCACCTTCTCCAATTATCAAGAGTTCATCGAGTTCTGCCGCCTGCTCCATTGGGACGAACGCGACCCCGAACTGATGTACCAGGACTTCGAGGGCTTCCCCGAAGAATGGTATTCCGAGTGTGGCATAGGCGAGGAGACCTTCGACCTCATTGTCGAGTACGCTTCGCTTTCCGACGAAGACAAAGAAATGGTCGATGCCTACGCCACCTGTACAGGTGAACACGACATAGACGCCGCCCGCGACAACCACTGCGGACAGTGGGATAGTGAGGAAGACTTCGCCTGGCATATCTTCGATGAGTTCCACGCTTCACTGATACCCGTATCGATGCACCAATACTTCAACATCGAGCGGTTCGCCAGCGACCTTTTCGATTTCGACTACTACTTTGAAAACGGACACGTTTTCTTTAGGTAG
- a CDS encoding DUF6712 family protein has protein sequence MITKSYFEALVPSFRDCEDEIFHSIEPFLQNIAQSVQSEFELTQEQTESETIAPLFFAYVCKRTAYEALPHLDLILTANGFAVASNQNLTPASRQRVYDLRERLRREKSDARDALMAELATSGLYAPKTLLWSPKLIRKYGIRTKDGNMVYEEEMQLVQTDIDAAQHKCAMIVSEEQMEELISLQETMFYNDLTDLCRRFIASHVKGDFRQIRLMTNHVQDYLNRHADDLPVYKSSSKYEADHFVSYENKREDPTYFFG, from the coding sequence ATGATAACCAAGTCATACTTTGAAGCCCTCGTGCCGTCCTTCCGCGACTGCGAGGACGAAATCTTCCATTCGATAGAACCCTTCTTGCAGAACATAGCTCAGTCAGTACAAAGCGAGTTTGAACTGACACAGGAACAGACAGAGAGCGAAACAATCGCTCCGCTGTTTTTTGCCTACGTCTGCAAGCGCACGGCATACGAAGCCCTGCCACACCTTGATTTGATACTCACCGCCAACGGCTTTGCCGTAGCCAGTAATCAGAACCTCACGCCAGCCAGCCGCCAGCGCGTCTATGACCTGCGAGAGAGACTGCGCAGGGAAAAGTCAGACGCACGCGATGCACTGATGGCAGAACTTGCTACGAGCGGACTATACGCGCCAAAGACGCTGCTTTGGTCTCCCAAGCTGATACGCAAGTACGGTATCCGCACAAAAGACGGCAACATGGTCTATGAGGAAGAAATGCAACTCGTGCAGACGGACATAGACGCAGCGCAGCACAAGTGCGCCATGATAGTAAGTGAGGAACAAATGGAAGAACTTATATCGTTACAGGAAACGATGTTCTACAATGACCTCACTGACCTTTGCCGCCGTTTCATCGCCTCACACGTCAAGGGCGACTTTCGCCAAATAAGGCTGATGACCAACCATGTGCAGGACTATCTCAATCGCCATGCCGACGACCTCCCCGTGTATAAGTCCAGCTCCAAGTACGAAGCCGACCATTTTGTTTCCTATGAAAACAAAAGAGAAGACCCGACCTACTTTTTCGGATAG
- a CDS encoding AAA family ATPase, with the protein MLIRIVTTNFKSYGQETEFNMLPSSNVRRKYWHVHSQDHGASVLRTALIYGANGAGKSCLVKALGRLQAMVAVGNLPPTAFRDANKYNDPEMPATIEVEFGTESDQYSYGVSYHGNLCMEEWLYSTVKKPVCVFERKYDAQTGKTNIRLAGNKKDEAKNKLLISLLEDNLLKGNELMLSKHDVVKNNQMTDAFLWLTTKLHVIFPETRSTSIFDNRYSDERFKSQSEALISALDLGINELTLKDEDIESFKQSFSEWPELVQGVDGIVKRLSRSPEGSEEVMIDTGAFTVSMRREGNKYFVRRVKALHKVNDNLYDFELKEESDGTQRIFDFVPMVQNVKSEACTYVIDELDRSLHPTLVRSLVSRIVNDKIMKGQLIFTTHDAGLLDGKVFRNDEIWFAEKDRETQSTHLYTLDEFKPRADLDLEKGYLNGRFGAIPFLARFNELNWE; encoded by the coding sequence ATGCTAATTAGGATTGTAACGACGAATTTTAAGTCATACGGCCAGGAAACAGAATTCAATATGTTGCCGTCATCAAATGTCCGCAGGAAGTATTGGCATGTTCATAGTCAAGACCATGGTGCCAGTGTGTTGAGAACAGCTTTGATTTATGGTGCAAATGGCGCTGGAAAGTCGTGTTTAGTCAAAGCACTTGGCCGACTCCAGGCTATGGTTGCTGTTGGCAATCTGCCTCCAACTGCTTTCAGAGATGCCAACAAGTACAACGATCCGGAAATGCCTGCAACCATCGAAGTGGAGTTTGGCACCGAGTCAGACCAGTATTCATACGGAGTGAGTTATCATGGCAACCTCTGTATGGAAGAATGGCTGTATTCTACTGTTAAGAAACCCGTTTGCGTGTTTGAACGAAAGTATGATGCGCAGACTGGTAAGACCAACATCAGGTTGGCTGGCAACAAAAAGGACGAGGCAAAGAATAAACTGCTGATTTCTTTGTTAGAAGACAATCTGCTGAAGGGCAACGAACTGATGCTGTCGAAGCACGATGTGGTGAAAAACAATCAGATGACCGATGCGTTCCTTTGGTTGACCACCAAGTTGCACGTCATCTTCCCTGAGACCCGCTCGACCTCTATTTTCGATAATAGGTATTCCGACGAAAGATTCAAATCCCAGTCTGAAGCCCTTATCTCAGCCTTGGATCTCGGCATCAACGAGCTTACCTTAAAGGACGAGGATATTGAGTCGTTCAAGCAGAGCTTTTCCGAATGGCCCGAACTAGTGCAGGGCGTGGATGGCATTGTTAAGAGGCTTTCACGTTCGCCCGAGGGTTCAGAAGAAGTGATGATCGATACGGGTGCCTTCACCGTCAGTATGCGCCGCGAAGGCAACAAGTATTTCGTGCGCCGTGTAAAGGCTCTCCATAAGGTCAACGACAACCTTTATGACTTTGAACTGAAGGAGGAGTCGGACGGCACCCAGCGCATTTTCGACTTTGTACCGATGGTTCAGAATGTCAAGAGCGAGGCTTGCACATACGTCATTGACGAATTGGACCGCAGCCTGCATCCCACCCTTGTACGTTCACTAGTTTCACGTATTGTCAATGACAAGATCATGAAGGGCCAGCTGATTTTCACCACCCACGATGCAGGTCTGCTCGACGGAAAAGTGTTCCGCAACGATGAGATTTGGTTTGCAGAGAAAGACCGCGAGACGCAGAGTACCCATCTGTACACGCTCGACGAATTCAAGCCCCGTGCAGATCTTGATTTGGAGAAAGGTTACCTCAATGGCCGTTTCGGAGCCATTCCTTTCTTGGCACGTTTCAACGAATTAAACTGGGAGTGA
- a CDS encoding phage tail tape measure protein: protein MTSTEIKTIELIVNSEQANKRLDDLSRRLTTLKQKREEALNKGDSKGLQIYTREIQKLEREIRNTESRANMMSAALKNLDKSSPNELKRTLRELQKELSSGKVARGSKEWNTLTKSIRETKTALNAVNAEMKAVKNVGFLDRVAEWNSKWMGFILNLQAGLQIITGLRHMMQGLVADFAQMEEQLANTRKYTGMTAEQVGQLNDAFKKMDTRTSREQLNELAQEAGRLGKTSMEDVQGYVEAADIINVALVDLGDGATQTIAKLTNIFGVEQLLGTKDAMLAVGSTVNVLSQNCTASKPYLVEFAQRMAGVGAQAGMTIPEILAFGATLDANGQKVEMSASAIGKLTMNLFQKPAEIAKQVGLDVENFTETLKRSTNEGLMMFLERINQLGDKDGLAVLAPMFKDLGMDGVRMSQVLATLAKHLDMVKWEQQEANKAFREASSATNEYNIFNTTAQAKLDKARKAVTEMRVELGEKLMPVAAHMLNVTTAFLRILSTTITFVGRHKTAILTLTAAIVAYTIAANAAAIATKAKAAAITIANTVTKAYTVTVNTLKAAYIALQLVMAKLQGNWPRQSALMLDLKKVGASLASGWGALIAIGITLGSTLYNLTKNYIDKRREMERVRREQENYRHATAAIIDVQKKAQQSYYTEKQRLEQLRKIVKDNTKSLDERKKAIVEIQRVVPNYLASLSNEGRLHEKNAKAIYDYLDALKKKAIAEALYQKLVESMSKKADADMAADSWERGINYRKGQIRIAEQGAQKSADYTESVTGGWTAGFTESSVARLGTGQLNKAELQRQQDILKYDEQRRDFWKQKSADEDAFQQSLFAYAKKQGVSAQLEALIASGGKTTNINDPGFGAAPGTAGGGAGATGTGSSGGGRTGKSGRGGTTNTTDPKKAAMEQYEREALAKRLYNEMQYQVGLIDAREYQKKMLEIEDEYLQNAQKLYEQDSEDWNLLQQKRYDNSRTLKKLEDEWELQDIARQEVEEQRALQDKYLANQITEQQYEEEFLRIKLDYAQRRADYTRDAMSEDAVKYAAALEEEQYRQRLDRQKKFLQQAQQLQQEYFKKSLDEQEKDELALLDRLIEAGVIAKEKEEAYKAEIQKKYADLRLKAEQAAEEEAKKKKKEEDEKKGKIDDPLSGSSSALDEWSSTFVTMMENLNSMQQKLKDGEAGWKDYAAVATASLGMISAIASSFANLYQAEQRGEEQTIEQKYDKEIEKAGQNTKKGKKLEEEKQKELAKIKNKYNSKAMAMEIAQATASTAMAAINAYASAAEIPLIGHIVAPIAAGLALAAGAVQIASIKKQHAAQASGYYAGGFTSGRNYRKKAGIVHEGEFVANHEAVNNPQLLPVLQLIDTAQKNNTVARLTAEDVSRTLPGNPLSIVSSPISLSEKSSRDIATAVPTFASNNETSGNVTGTTDTRTAAALERLTERLEQPIETFVTIDGPNGLHRQYSKYQKMLNRK from the coding sequence ATGACCTCCACCGAAATCAAGACCATTGAACTCATTGTGAACTCAGAGCAGGCGAATAAACGCTTAGACGACCTCAGCCGTCGCCTGACCACGCTCAAACAGAAAAGGGAAGAAGCCTTGAACAAAGGCGACAGCAAAGGCCTGCAAATCTACACCCGTGAGATTCAGAAATTGGAGCGCGAGATACGCAACACCGAATCCCGCGCCAACATGATGTCAGCAGCCCTGAAGAACCTCGACAAGTCGTCTCCCAATGAACTCAAGCGCACCCTGCGCGAACTCCAGAAAGAACTGTCCTCCGGCAAAGTCGCTCGCGGTAGCAAGGAGTGGAATACACTCACCAAGAGCATCCGTGAGACCAAAACCGCCCTCAACGCTGTGAACGCTGAAATGAAAGCCGTCAAGAACGTCGGCTTCCTTGACCGCGTGGCGGAGTGGAACAGCAAGTGGATGGGCTTCATTCTCAACCTGCAGGCAGGTCTGCAAATCATCACCGGACTGCGACACATGATGCAAGGACTTGTCGCCGACTTCGCCCAGATGGAGGAACAACTCGCCAACACCAGGAAGTACACCGGCATGACCGCCGAACAAGTCGGACAGCTCAACGACGCTTTCAAGAAGATGGACACCCGAACCAGCCGCGAACAACTCAACGAACTCGCTCAGGAAGCCGGACGCTTGGGCAAGACCTCGATGGAAGACGTACAAGGCTACGTCGAAGCCGCTGACATCATCAACGTCGCCCTCGTTGATTTAGGCGACGGAGCTACACAGACCATCGCCAAACTCACCAACATCTTCGGTGTGGAACAACTACTCGGCACCAAAGACGCGATGCTCGCCGTAGGCTCTACGGTAAACGTCCTCTCCCAGAACTGTACCGCCAGCAAGCCCTACCTCGTGGAGTTCGCACAAAGAATGGCAGGCGTAGGCGCACAAGCCGGCATGACCATCCCCGAAATCCTCGCTTTCGGTGCCACCCTCGACGCCAACGGACAAAAGGTAGAAATGTCCGCATCCGCCATCGGCAAACTCACGATGAACCTTTTCCAAAAGCCTGCCGAGATTGCCAAGCAGGTAGGGCTTGACGTGGAAAATTTCACCGAAACCCTCAAACGAAGCACCAACGAGGGCTTGATGATGTTCTTGGAACGCATCAACCAATTAGGCGACAAAGACGGCTTGGCAGTCCTTGCCCCCATGTTCAAGGACTTGGGCATGGACGGCGTAAGAATGTCGCAAGTCTTAGCCACCCTTGCCAAACACCTCGATATGGTCAAGTGGGAACAGCAGGAAGCCAACAAAGCCTTCCGAGAAGCAAGCAGTGCTACAAACGAATACAATATCTTCAACACAACAGCCCAGGCAAAGTTAGACAAGGCAAGGAAAGCCGTCACGGAAATGCGCGTGGAACTCGGCGAGAAACTCATGCCCGTAGCTGCTCACATGCTCAATGTCACGACCGCATTTCTCAGAATACTCAGTACCACCATCACCTTTGTCGGCAGACACAAGACCGCCATACTGACACTCACAGCCGCTATCGTAGCCTATACGATAGCCGCCAACGCTGCTGCCATTGCCACCAAAGCCAAAGCAGCAGCCATCACCATAGCCAACACGGTAACCAAAGCTTATACCGTGACCGTCAATACCTTGAAAGCAGCCTACATCGCCCTGCAACTCGTCATGGCGAAACTGCAAGGCAACTGGCCACGGCAGTCGGCACTCATGCTCGACTTAAAGAAAGTCGGCGCATCCCTCGCCAGCGGCTGGGGCGCACTGATAGCCATCGGCATCACGCTCGGCAGCACCCTCTATAACCTCACCAAGAACTACATCGACAAACGCAGAGAAATGGAAAGGGTACGCAGAGAACAGGAAAACTATCGCCACGCCACCGCCGCCATCATTGACGTACAGAAAAAAGCCCAGCAGAGTTACTACACCGAAAAGCAACGCTTAGAACAACTGCGAAAAATCGTCAAGGACAACACCAAGAGCCTTGACGAACGCAAGAAAGCTATTGTAGAGATACAAAGAGTCGTCCCCAACTATCTTGCTTCGCTCAGCAACGAGGGACGGCTGCACGAAAAGAACGCCAAAGCCATCTACGACTACTTAGACGCCCTGAAGAAAAAAGCCATCGCCGAAGCCCTCTACCAAAAATTGGTGGAGAGCATGAGCAAGAAAGCCGATGCCGACATGGCCGCAGACAGCTGGGAACGCGGCATCAACTACCGCAAGGGACAGATACGCATCGCCGAGCAAGGCGCACAAAAGTCCGCCGACTACACCGAAAGCGTCACGGGCGGCTGGACGGCGGGCTTTACGGAAAGCTCTGTCGCACGCCTTGGTACAGGACAGTTGAACAAAGCCGAACTGCAACGCCAGCAAGACATCCTAAAATACGACGAACAACGCCGAGACTTCTGGAAACAAAAATCCGCAGACGAAGACGCTTTCCAGCAATCTTTGTTTGCCTATGCCAAGAAACAAGGCGTATCGGCACAGCTCGAAGCCCTCATCGCCAGCGGTGGAAAGACCACCAATATCAACGACCCCGGCTTCGGTGCTGCACCTGGCACAGCAGGCGGTGGCGCAGGGGCAACGGGAACAGGCAGCAGCGGCGGCGGAAGAACTGGCAAAAGCGGCAGGGGAGGAACCACCAACACCACCGACCCCAAGAAAGCCGCCATGGAACAGTATGAGCGCGAAGCCCTCGCCAAACGGCTCTACAACGAGATGCAATACCAAGTCGGCTTGATAGATGCAAGGGAATACCAGAAGAAAATGCTGGAGATAGAAGATGAATACCTACAAAACGCACAGAAACTCTACGAGCAGGACAGCGAAGATTGGAACTTGCTCCAGCAGAAACGCTACGACAACAGCCGTACCTTGAAGAAACTGGAGGACGAATGGGAACTCCAGGACATTGCACGGCAGGAAGTGGAAGAACAACGTGCCTTGCAGGACAAATACCTCGCTAATCAAATTACAGAACAGCAGTACGAGGAAGAATTCCTGCGCATCAAGCTCGACTACGCCCAGCGGCGTGCCGACTACACCCGTGACGCGATGAGCGAAGACGCGGTGAAGTATGCCGCTGCCTTAGAGGAAGAACAATACCGCCAGCGTTTAGACCGACAAAAGAAATTCCTCCAGCAGGCACAGCAGCTGCAGCAGGAATACTTCAAAAAGAGCCTTGACGAACAAGAAAAGGACGAACTCGCTTTGCTTGACCGCCTTATCGAAGCCGGTGTCATCGCCAAGGAAAAGGAAGAAGCCTATAAAGCCGAGATACAAAAGAAATATGCCGACCTCAGACTAAAGGCAGAACAGGCCGCAGAGGAAGAAGCCAAGAAGAAAAAGAAAGAGGAAGATGAAAAGAAAGGCAAGATAGACGACCCACTGAGTGGTAGCAGTTCTGCCCTCGACGAGTGGTCATCCACCTTCGTGACCATGATGGAGAATCTCAACTCCATGCAGCAGAAACTCAAAGACGGCGAAGCCGGCTGGAAAGACTACGCCGCCGTTGCCACGGCAAGCCTTGGTATGATTTCCGCCATAGCGTCATCTTTCGCCAACCTGTACCAGGCAGAGCAAAGGGGAGAGGAACAAACTATCGAGCAGAAGTACGACAAGGAAATAGAAAAAGCAGGTCAGAACACCAAGAAAGGCAAGAAACTCGAAGAAGAAAAACAGAAGGAACTTGCCAAGATAAAGAACAAGTACAACAGCAAGGCTATGGCTATGGAGATAGCGCAGGCAACAGCTAGCACCGCCATGGCCGCCATCAACGCTTACGCCAGTGCTGCAGAGATACCCCTTATAGGGCATATCGTCGCACCCATCGCCGCAGGACTTGCACTTGCCGCAGGCGCAGTGCAGATAGCCTCCATCAAGAAACAACATGCCGCACAAGCGAGCGGCTACTATGCTGGCGGCTTTACCAGCGGCAGGAACTACCGCAAGAAAGCCGGTATCGTTCACGAGGGCGAGTTCGTGGCAAACCACGAAGCCGTGAACAATCCGCAGTTGCTGCCCGTGCTACAACTCATAGACACCGCCCAGAAGAACAACACCGTCGCAAGGCTGACGGCAGAAGACGTGAGCCGCACGCTGCCCGGCAACCCCTTGTCGATAGTGTCCTCACCTATATCCCTCTCCGAAAAATCTTCAAGGGATATAGCGACAGCCGTTCCGACCTTTGCTTCTAACAACGAGACTTCGGGGAACGTCACGGGCACTACTGACACACGCACAGCGGCAGCGTTGGAACGCCTCACGGAGCGTTTGGAACAGCCCATAGAAACATTTGTTACTATAGACGGCCCAAACGGACTGCACAGGCAATACAGCAAATACCAGAAGATGTTAAATAGAAAATAA
- a CDS encoding SIR2 family protein, with the protein MMDIKLEIEKAQTVLKEGGNVIKTRDDRELILVDKDGKVQNADSCGWLPDDNGEVNKSVFRKRIEPWLTSLFQSEHLSLLCGSGITNAISFLAGAAGSTTMRATTFTQFKDEIQEAAEASAEASGREKGNIEDQIRTANDLLRGLRILKRDSEAAALESELNMIISEFAMSILKSENRIATAVEDKRENAYSVLVNFLLSFASRTGNRERLNIFTTNYDRLIEAGTELAGVHLMDRFVGTMMPVFRSSRLNLDIHYNPPGIRGEPRYLEGVARLTKLHGSVDWIQNGSEIRRVGLPFGANDIGPYLSAPGLKGSDALKLMIYPNSAKDRETAEYPYVELFRDFAAAICRPNSTLVTYGYGFGDEHINRAIHDMLTIPSTHLVVISYDDPIGRILKFYYESAHYAQMSMLIGKDLGDITNLANDYLPKSAIDRTTIRMAELLQHRMGADSSASATISSVSSAPVTPSSSTSTTPTTPIV; encoded by the coding sequence ATGATGGATATAAAACTAGAAATAGAAAAAGCCCAAACGGTGCTTAAAGAAGGAGGTAATGTAATAAAAACACGGGATGACCGTGAATTAATTCTCGTTGATAAGGACGGAAAGGTGCAGAATGCTGACAGTTGTGGATGGTTGCCCGATGATAATGGAGAGGTAAATAAATCTGTGTTTCGTAAACGTATTGAACCATGGTTGACTTCTCTATTCCAATCAGAGCATCTATCTCTTCTTTGTGGTTCTGGTATTACTAATGCTATCAGTTTCTTAGCAGGAGCAGCAGGCAGCACAACGATGCGAGCAACTACTTTCACCCAATTTAAGGATGAGATTCAAGAGGCCGCAGAGGCTTCTGCAGAAGCGAGTGGACGCGAGAAAGGTAATATAGAAGACCAGATAAGGACAGCAAATGATTTGTTGCGTGGGCTAAGAATCTTGAAGAGGGATTCTGAGGCAGCAGCATTGGAAAGTGAATTAAATATGATTATCTCAGAATTTGCGATGTCTATACTAAAATCTGAGAATAGAATAGCAACAGCTGTTGAGGATAAACGGGAAAACGCTTATTCTGTGCTTGTTAATTTCCTCCTCAGTTTTGCAAGTCGCACAGGAAATAGGGAAAGACTGAATATATTTACAACCAATTATGATAGATTAATTGAGGCTGGAACAGAATTGGCAGGTGTACATTTGATGGACAGGTTTGTAGGAACCATGATGCCAGTATTTCGGTCTTCAAGATTAAATCTTGACATCCACTATAATCCGCCAGGAATACGAGGAGAACCACGTTATCTCGAAGGTGTTGCGAGGCTGACTAAACTTCATGGCTCTGTTGACTGGATACAGAATGGCAGTGAAATAAGACGCGTAGGCTTGCCTTTTGGCGCTAATGATATTGGGCCATATTTGAGCGCACCAGGACTGAAAGGCTCTGATGCGCTAAAGTTGATGATATATCCCAACTCTGCAAAAGACCGTGAAACGGCTGAATATCCCTATGTAGAGTTATTCCGTGATTTTGCTGCAGCTATTTGCAGACCCAATAGCACATTGGTGACATACGGATATGGTTTCGGAGATGAGCATATCAACCGTGCCATTCATGATATGCTTACTATACCTTCAACACACTTAGTGGTCATTTCTTATGATGATCCAATTGGTCGTATATTGAAGTTTTACTATGAATCGGCACATTATGCACAGATGTCTATGCTAATTGGTAAAGATTTGGGAGACATTACCAATTTGGCTAATGATTACTTGCCTAAGTCTGCTATTGACAGGACTACTATTAGAATGGCAGAACTGTTACAGCACAGAATGGGTGCTGATTCAAGCGCGTCTGCAACAATATCTTCAGTTTCATCCGCGCCCGTCACTCCTTCGTCTTCTACCTCAACAACTCCAACAACCCCAATCGTATAG
- a CDS encoding site-specific integrase: MKEKKSCTVVFDRRKDLNRRGVSNVEIHVRLAPGVRKYIKIKECTAVEWNYFSESNELKSIVANYEKIISSMRFLGEEMTVEKFLSHIEGKAKKEIEEKETEQGSFIDFMLDCINKENIDHETKRQRLVSLRDVEAFGKLKTFADLTPSNIKDYDLYLRAKRKPNGEPFGSATIDNYHKRLHHYIMFAFQKEMISRDPYLSVKIKRGKNKERKPLLEDELVVLRDAKITDKYLDRVRDLFIFAAYTGLAYIDVMSFDFETMTEQQDKMFFIDGKRTKTGSNFYTPILPPAMEVLKKYDFKLPIISNQKLNMYLHVLEKQLGIKKRISFHIARHTFATVALSYNVPIDKVARMLGHKNIKTTQIYAKILKNSVHDQAQNLARMMM, translated from the coding sequence ATGAAAGAAAAAAAATCTTGCACTGTAGTCTTTGACAGACGCAAAGACTTGAATCGCAGAGGCGTAAGCAATGTCGAAATCCATGTTAGACTTGCGCCTGGTGTTAGGAAGTACATTAAAATTAAGGAATGTACTGCCGTTGAATGGAACTACTTTTCAGAAAGTAATGAACTGAAAAGTATTGTAGCCAATTATGAAAAAATCATTTCCTCTATGCGCTTTCTCGGTGAGGAAATGACAGTAGAGAAATTCCTTTCGCATATAGAAGGAAAGGCGAAAAAGGAAATTGAAGAAAAAGAAACAGAACAAGGTTCGTTTATTGACTTTATGCTTGATTGCATAAACAAGGAGAACATCGACCACGAGACAAAGCGTCAGCGTCTTGTTTCCCTGCGTGATGTAGAAGCTTTTGGCAAGCTAAAGACGTTTGCCGACCTCACTCCCTCCAACATCAAGGACTACGATTTGTATCTTCGCGCCAAAAGAAAGCCTAACGGCGAGCCTTTTGGAAGCGCGACGATAGACAATTACCACAAACGCCTGCATCATTACATCATGTTTGCGTTCCAAAAAGAAATGATTAGCCGCGATCCTTATCTTAGCGTAAAGATAAAGCGCGGCAAGAATAAGGAGCGCAAACCATTGTTGGAGGATGAACTCGTCGTGCTGCGCGATGCGAAAATAACGGATAAGTATCTCGATAGGGTGCGTGACCTTTTCATCTTCGCGGCTTACACTGGGCTTGCGTACATCGACGTAATGAGTTTCGACTTCGAGACCATGACGGAGCAGCAAGACAAAATGTTTTTCATCGACGGCAAACGTACCAAGACGGGCAGCAATTTCTATACCCCTATCCTACCCCCTGCCATGGAAGTACTGAAAAAGTATGATTTCAAGCTTCCTATTATAAGCAATCAGAAATTGAATATGTACCTGCACGTTTTGGAAAAACAGCTGGGCATCAAGAAAAGAATATCTTTTCATATTGCCCGTCACACCTTTGCCACCGTTGCCTTATCGTACAATGTGCCGATAGACAAAGTGGCAAGGATGCTCGGACACAAAAACATCAAGACGACGCAGATTTACGCGAAAATTCTAAAGAACTCAGTGCATGACCAGGCACAGAACCTTGCTCGTATGATGATGTGA
- a CDS encoding RloB family protein yields the protein MGFKVRGYTRDVPQEKVRDYSLFAIATEGTEREPDYFRLFDGIDRIKVDIIEPEVFDEENPQEKRKASSPSKVLEKVKAYIAENQLSADDGDSLWCVIDVDRWPQEQIEELHAFCAQKDNWHLVISNPSIEIWLLYHKRADLTDLGIKTAHDAKQALDKIEKGGYYYIKYLPLMLNAIENAQQADTNPDSYMPELLQTKVYQLGRALYERMGKVRFEKFVASLPNIEKEILKQKKKS from the coding sequence ATGGGATTCAAAGTTAGAGGCTATACGAGGGACGTCCCTCAGGAGAAGGTTCGCGACTATTCCTTATTTGCCATTGCTACAGAAGGGACTGAGCGTGAGCCAGACTACTTCAGACTTTTCGACGGCATCGACCGTATCAAGGTTGACATCATTGAGCCAGAGGTTTTTGACGAAGAAAACCCGCAAGAAAAGAGAAAGGCATCTTCTCCGTCGAAAGTACTAGAAAAGGTGAAGGCATACATCGCTGAGAACCAGTTGAGCGCCGATGATGGCGACTCCTTATGGTGTGTCATCGACGTTGACCGTTGGCCGCAGGAGCAGATAGAGGAACTTCATGCCTTCTGCGCCCAGAAGGACAACTGGCATCTGGTCATCAGCAACCCAAGCATTGAGATATGGCTACTCTATCACAAACGGGCAGACCTGACAGACCTTGGTATTAAGACTGCCCACGATGCCAAACAGGCGCTTGACAAGATAGAAAAAGGTGGTTACTACTACATCAAGTACCTGCCCCTGATGCTCAATGCCATCGAGAATGCACAGCAAGCCGACACGAATCCCGACAGCTATATGCCAGAATTGCTACAGACAAAGGTTTATCAGTTGGGCCGTGCACTTTATGAACGCATGGGCAAGGTTCGTTTTGAAAAATTCGTAGCCTCGTTGCCAAACATAGAGAAGGAAATCTTGAAACAGAAGAAAAAATCATAA